The Obesumbacterium proteus DNA window GGAAGCGTAGTTTTAAACGCAAAATCAATCAGCGGCATTTCAGATGCTTTAGCAGCCAGCACCACGTCACCTGAGGTTGGTGCCAGAATAATCGCAGCCGGAGACGCACAGATTGCGGCCGCAGCACCTCGACTAATCCCAACGTTCACCATCACGGGGAACAGCGTCGCCATCAGCAACACACCCAGCCCAGTAGCCGATGAAACGGCCAGTGACATCAGGCAAGCAACAAAATACGCCGCAATCATCAATAAATAGGGAGAATTGATGTACTGTAAGGGACGAGATGCCAGCTTCACCACCATGTCATTCGCCCCGATGTGGGTCATATAGGCAGCAAATCCACACAGCATCATGATCATCATGCCTAAATCGCCACCACGGCTCATAAGCAAGACTTTAATATATTCTACAATGTCAGTTGCGCTAAGCCCTGTCGGTTTTGCGCTCGCGGGTAATATCTGATGCCCCATCAAAGCACTAATAATCAGCAGTAAGATCCCGCCAACCATTAATACCCCGGTAGCCGAATAGCCTTTGATGATGTATCGGCCAACCCCCGTTGCCACGATGACACCAATTAACAACTCAATCATATAAAAGCCTCTATAGGTATTGCTTTAAATAAGTTCTCTACGGAACTTGAATAGCCTCAATGGCGAAAAAATAAACGAAAGTACCGCCGCTGCGCCAGTTAACCGATTAAACCATCGAACTCTGCCGAAAAAAGCAGACGATTTTACTGACTTTGGTCAACGATTTCCCGTGTTTGTTTGTGCCGTAACAAGTTTGTGATTAGCCGCTTGCTTCAAGGCATCCCAGTTGCATTTCATCTTTTTTTAGAAATAAGAAAGAATCAGAAATAGAAAAGCCGCAGCAAAACTGCTGCGGCTTAATGCAAAACCAGACCTGAAGGACTTAAAGCTTCTTCAGCAAGCGCTCTATGTCTTTCTTCTCTTTCGAATCTTGGTGTTTTCCAAGCCAATTATTCAAGGCATCTTTGGCTTTTTGCTCAAGCTCGCTGCGCAAGACCTTATCCACATCCAGCGAGTGGCTCAGCTCCTGCCAAGGACCATAAATTCGCAATGGGATCACCGCTTTTTGTAAGGCTTGAACCACGTTGCTTTTGCCCTTCCATCCATCAAGGACGCGAACATTTAAGTTCATATCGCAGCGTTGTTTGTTCAGATTTATCAGCCCTGACCCACCTGCGGTTAAAATTTCAGAGCGACCAAAGAACTGAGTAATGCGTAAATTCCCCTGTCGCAGTACGGTATCCGCTTTAAGCTCTTGAATTTTGGTGTAGTCCGTATAGCTATCGGCAGCGGTAACCTCTGAGTGGCTACGCACGACAGCTTGCTGTATCAACTGCTGAATATTCATACCGTTAAGCCGTGCGTTAGCCATCGATATATGGGCGTGACCGTCCCAGCGCTGCATCACGTCTACTAAAGTAACGCCTGAGCCACTAAACTTTCCGGTTAACGTGAGATCGCCAGTAAACGTTTCTGGCTGCCCAAACGCATGTAAAACTGGCCCCATTGCAATATTTTCTATCTGCGGCGTGAGCGTCATTTGCGCAGGCTGGTTATCAGCAACAGATATAGTCCCTTGCGTTTTAAACGATCCATGACCTAGTTTCCCACTAAGATCCTGCAATATCGCTGTACCCTGCTGATTTTGTGCCTGCAAAGAAAAATCAGCAATCGTCAGTCCATGATAGATAATTTGGTTAGCCTGAATTTTTACGTCAGCATTAAAGTCGCGTAAAAATGCCATGTCATCTGCCGGGGAGGCAGGCTGGGAATTAGAGGTCACGGGCGAACGAGGGCTAGTCTGCTGAGATGTATTGGCATTTCCGGCGTCGGAATCACTCGGCGGTTGCCAGCCCAATAAATTATCTAGATTGAGCGCCGCTGATTTTAAATCAACCTTGTATGTTGACTCACCATTGGCCTGCATTGAACCTTGAACGCGGCCCTGAAGCTGACTTTGGTTAGCCGTTATCTGTAGATTTGAGATATCCAACAACTGAGGCTGTAATTGATAGCTAACCGTTGCGCTCCCCTGCCCTGCAATCCCGTCCGTAGGCAGTCCAACGCCAGCCAAGAGATAGTCAAAGCTGGAAACAACGGCGCTATAGCGCTGTGGGTAGCTACTCAAATCAACATTTGCGGCCAGCTTAAAGCTGAGGTCGCGTTGGTTACGATTAATACGGCTTGAAAACTCGATATAGGCTTGGCGTTCACTGTCTTGATCGATCGACAGGTTAATGTCACGCATATTAATTTGGTCGTCTTTATCTTGTTGCCAAATTAACAAACTGTCTTTGACCTGAACTTTTTTAATGTTCAGCTTCCACGCAACATCTTTAGAGGGTTCGCGCGAACCCGATGGAGCAATCGGTGAATTCTCCGGCTTCTGCGCATCGCTGTCTGGCGTTAAGCGAATCACCGCGCCCTTCAGCATTACCTGTTTAACGTCAAGCTGATGAGATAAGAGTGGCCACAAGGCAACGTCCAAACGCATGTTTTCCGCGCTAACCACGGGCTGTGCAGCGCCTGGGGCCGTCAGCGACATCCGCCCAGACAAAATGCTAAGACGAGGCCAAACGTGCCAACGCAGAGAACCATCTAGCTGTAAGTCATAACCTGTACGCTGCTGCACTTCTTTCGCCATATAGCCACGAAAGTCATTAGGATTCACCAGCAATACCAGCGCCGTCATACCAACAGCTAACACAACCAGTAAAATGACTATGGTCGTCAGAAATCGTCTCATGCCATCCTCTATCTCAAGGCAAGCGTTGTAAAACCGCAGTGTTTAGATTCGAGATAAACTGCATCGAAAGCTCACACCAGCGGCAATTATACACATCAATCTTTATCGATACGGCTCGCGACTGCGCCCTGCTGGTCACGATATTTTGCATCTTGGCGGCTGTTGTAAGGACGTGCAGCGGGGCCTGATAATGGTTCAAAACTCAGCGCGCCAATCGGCATTCCCGGACGCAATGCCAAAGGCAATTTTCCGGAATTATAAAACTCTAAAACGATACATCCCTGCCAGCCGGGATCGATGCGATGTGCGGTAACGTGCACCATTAAGCCTAGGCGTGCAAGCGACGAGCGTCCATCCAGCCAGCCAACTAAATCAGCGGGTAATGTCACAGATTCTAGCGTAACGGCTAACGCCAATTCGCCAGGGTGCAAGAAAAAGGCCTCTTCTTCACCGAGGATGATTTCATCGCTCATGACACGTTCTAGCGCTTCGGCAACTTCCGCCTTTGGTCCACTCAGATCGATATAAGGTGCTGTATGCCCGCGGAAAACACGAAACTTATTTCCCAAACGCACGTCGACGGTGGCACCGTTGATACGATCTACCGGTGGGCGAGGTGAAATAGTGAGTTTTCCCGCGTCTAGCCAAGCTTCAATATCGCGGTCACAAAGTCTCATGGTTTTCTCTCCGTTACAGGCAAAGCAGCAATGGCTGCAAACTAAGAAGACATAGTACCTGAACCCCTAATATTCTGAAATGATTCAAACGGTTTGTTGCTTTTAAAATAGGCATCGTTTCCCAAAAATAATAACAATGAACAAAATTGAGTGACAAAAAAGCCCGCATTAAGCGGGCTTTAATAGAAAACGAAATCAATTATTCAAAAAACTGGCTGATTTTGGCTTTCAGAATATCAATCGCGATACGATTTTTCCCACCGCGTGGCACGATAATATCGGCATATTGCTTAGACGGCTCAATAAACTGCAGGAACATTGGGCGTACCGTTTTTTGATACTGAGCCATAACAGAATCCATTGAACGACCACGCTCGTTAACGTCACGTTTCATTCGGCGCATGAGGCAAATATCGAGCGGAGTATCAACAAAGATGGAGAAGTTCAGTTCATTACGCAGGCGCGCATCGGTCAGCAATAAAATGCCTTCCAGAATAATAACTTTCTTAGGTTCTAAATGAATGGTGCCTTGCTTGCGGGTATGTTCAACGTAGCTATACTGCGGAAGTTCGATGGCTTTGCCTGCTTTTAACATTTGCAAATGCTGAAACAGCAAGCTGTGGTCCATCGAACTTGGGTGATCGTAGTTCGTTTTAACCCGCTCTTCCATCGTCAGATCGCTTTGGTCTTTATAGTAACAATCTTCCGGGATCACACCGATGTGCTCCTCACCCACTTGTTCACGTAATTCACGATAAAGTGTGCTGGCGATCAAACTTTTGCCTGAGGCAGATGCGCCCGTGATGCCAATAATGACGCACTGATGGGAGTTGTCAGTCATATAATTTTTAAGACCTGGTGTTAAATGTTCGACGGGAGGCTAAGCAGAGACAGCTCAGGGCTGCGTGCTTGGGACGCGGCAATTATAGGGAGTTACGCGGGCTGATACCAGAATTTTGCAGGTTTTAATCAGTGAAAATACGGACACCAGCTGGGATGCCCGTTTTATATTCAAAATGTCATAGCCACGTTTACAACGCGCGGAATGCAATCTCAGTAGGAATTGATTCACCCTGCCAGTACAGTTGAGCCGCAACGTTAGCCGCTAACTGACGGTAAATCAGTGAGAATTCGCTGTCTGGACGGCAGGCCATGGTTGGCTCACCGCGGTCCAAATCCTCGCGCAGTGAAATATGCAGCGGCAGCTGGCCGAGCAGGCGGATTTTATATTTTTCTGCCAGTTTTTCTGCGCCACCGGTACCAAAGATCGGCTCGTGGAATCCGCAGTTGCTGCACACATGGATACTCATGTTCTCGACCACGCCCAATACTGGCACATGGACTTTCTCAAACATGACGATACCTTTCATGGCATCCAACAGCGCAATATCCTGCGGCGTCGTCACAACCACTGCGCCGGTAACGGGGATGTTCTGCGCTAGCGTAAGCTGGATGTCACCGGTGCCCGGAGGCATATCCAGCACCAAATAATCCAAATCTGGCCACAGCGTATCTTGCAGCAATTGCAGCAACGCTTTGCTCGCCATTGGGCCACGCCATACCATCGCGTTATCGTCAGTCACCAAATATCCGATGGAATTTGTTGCCAGGCCATGCGCCATGATCGGCGCCATATGCTGACCGTCAGGTGACGTAGGACGCTCGTTTGGCGTACCTAACATCATTGGAATCGATGGGCCATAGATATCGGCGTCTAAAATCCCGACCTTCGCGCCTTCAGCGGCTAATGCCAGCGCCAGATTCACAGCGGTACTGGATTTACCCACCCCGCCCTTGCCAGAACTCACGGCAATAATGTTACGAACACCTTTAACTCCGGCCTGATCGTTGGCTCGTTTCAAGGTCGCAATATTATGTGACAGACGCCATTCAACCGCTTTTGCACCGCTCACGCGCAACAGCTCGGCGCTGGTCGCCTCTTTCAAGGCAGAAAAACCACTTTGCCACGCAAATGGCATCATCAGTTCAATATGCAGGGTGTTATCGAGCAATGCACAATGATGCAGAGCTTTAAGCGCACTCAGCGGGTGATTTAGTGTTGGGTGGGTAAAGGCAGCGAGAATTTCACTGACCTGCGTCCGCGGTGCTTCGGGAGTGGACGTTTCATGGGATTTATTGCTCATCCCGGCTCCTTGTGTCATTCATTTTTATCTTCAGATGGCGCTGTAAAGCGTATTTATGCCCCAAATAATTCGAGCTGTATGAAGGTGGCGACGCAGTGACCCCTCTGCGCTTACTTGAGTAAGTGACAGGGATAAGCGAGTAAAGCCAACGCACATGCAACTTGAAGTATGACGGGTATATATTTGTCCGCTGACATAATTCACTTATACAGCCATTTTGCTAATCGACAGAACATTAATAAGCATACCAGAAGTCGATTCACTGCGCGTTAAGCAACTTACTTTCCCTGCATTAACAAAGAAAATCACTTAACAAACACAGCAGCCTAGCGGCATTGAACTCAATCAGGTAACATCTTTAGCACCGTTCCATTCTTAAAAGAGACAGCAAATCCACTATGGCTTCAGTCACCTCCCAAGCAAGCGCAAGAAAAATTCTAGTGACGTGCGCGCTTCCGTACGCCAACGGCTCAATTCACCTCGGCCACATGCTCGAGCACATTCAGGCAGACGTATGGGTTCGTTTTCAGCGAATGCGCGGCAACGAAGTGCACTTTATCTGCGCGGACGATGCCCACGGGACACCTATCATGCTGAAAGCTCAGCAGTTAGGCATTGAGCCTGAGCAGATGATTGCTGCCGTGAGTCAGGAACATCAGAAAGATTTCTCCGACTTTAATATTAGCTACGACAATTACCACTCCACGCACAGCGAAGAGAACCGTGAACTGTCTAGCCTGATTTATGGTCGTCTGAAAGAAAATGGTTTTATTAAAAACCGCACTATCTCTCAGCTTTACGATCCGGAAAAAGGCATGTTCCTGCCAGACCGTTTCGTGAAAGGCACCTGCCCGAAATGTAAGTCACCAGACCAATATGGCGATAACTGCGAAGTTTGCGGCGCGACCTATAGCCCAACCGAGCTTATCGAGCCTAAGTCTGTCGTCTCTGGTGCCACGCCAATTATGCGTGAATCCGAGCACTTCTTCTTCGACCTGCCGTCATTTAGCGAAATGCTGCAAGCATGGACCCGTTCTGGTGCACTGCAAGAACAAGTCGCGAACAAGATGCAGGAATGGTTTGAATCTGGCCTACAGCAGTGGGATATCACCCGCGATGCGCCATATTTTGGATTTGAGATTCCTGATGCGCCGGGTAAATATTTCTACGTCTGGCTAGATGCGCCTATCGGCTACATGGGTTCATTTAAAAACCTGTGCGACAAGCGCGGCGATCTAGGCTTTGACGAGTTCTGGAGAAAAGACTCTTCTACCGAGCTGTATCACTTCATCGGTAAAGATATCGTCTACTTCCACAGCCTGTTCTGGCCTGCCATGTTGGAAGGCAGCAACTTCCGCAAGCCAAGTAACGTATTCGTTCATGGCTATGTCACCGTCAACGGTGCCAAAATGTCCAAATCCCGTGGCACCTTTATTCAGGCACGCACTTATCTGGATCATTTGGATGCCGATTGTCTGCGCTACTACTACGCGGCGAAACTTTCTTCGCGTATCGACGATATCGACCTGAATCTGGAAGACTTCGTACAGCGTGTGAATGCCGATATCGTTAACAAAGTCGTGAACTTAGCTTCTCGTAACGCAGGCTTCATCAACAAACGCTTTGGCGGCAAGCTGTCTGAACACTTAGCCGATCCTGCGCTTTATCAGACCTTTGTTGACGCTGCGGATGAAATTGCTCAAGCCTATGAAAGCCGTGAGTCAGGTAAAGCTATTCGTGAAATCATGGCGTTAGCCGATCTGGCCAACCGTTATGTCGATGAACAAGCGCCGTGGGTCGTCGCAAAACAAGAAGGCCGCGATGCTGATTTACAAGCCATCTGCTCAATGGGGATTAACCTGTTCCGCGTTCTGATGACTTACCTAAAACCGGTTCTGCCTTCATTAAGCGAGCGTACTGAAGCGTTCCTGAATACCGAACTGACTTGGGATAGCACCTCCCAACCATTACTCGACCATCAGGTTAACGCGTTCAAAGCGCTGTTTAACCGTATCGAAATGACAAAAGTTGAAGCGATGATTGAAGAAGGCAAAGCCGCTGCGGCAGCTGCCGTTGCAGCATCTAAACCAGCGACCGGTCCATTAGCTGACGAGCCGATTCAAGATACCATCACCTTTGATGATTTCGCCAAAGTGGATATGCGCATTGCTGAAATCAAAAGTGCCGAGTTCGTTGAAGGTTCGGATAAATTGCTGAAGCTGATGCTGGATCTGGGCGGTGAAACCCGTCAGGTATTCTCCGGTATTCGCTCTGCGTATCCAGATCCAAGCGTGTTGGTTGGCCGTTTAACCGTGATGGTGGCTAACTTGGCTCCACGTAAAATGCGCTTTGGCATGTCCGAAGGCATGGTAATGGCTGCGGGTCCTGGCGGAAAAGATATCTTCCTGCTCAGCCCTGACAGCGGTGCACAGCCGGGTCATCAGGTTAAATAATTTCCTGAACCGACAAAAAACCCGCCAGATTGGCGGGTTTTTTTATGCAATACGTTCAACTAAACAATAAATTAGAACGTGTAATCCGCAGCCACAAAGTAGCGACGGCCTTCTTCGTTATAGCTGTAATCATCACGGTTCAGATCTTTATCCAACAGGTTCAACACGCCCGCGCGCAGCTTCAGATCTTTGGTCATCTGATAAGCACCACCGGTGTTCCAAACGGTGTAACCGCCAGATGGTTTATCCGCGTTAGTCACGACGCGACGTTTACCGGAATAGTTAGCCGATACATAGAATGACCAGTCTTCGATTGGCTTCCAATCCAACGTGCTGTTCGCCGTATGGAACGGTTGGGTACTCAATGGACGGTCGTTGGTTAGGTCACGTGCATCGTTGTAGGTGTAGTTCATGCTCATGCTTATCGCATCGGTAAACGGCACTTTCAACTCGGTTTCAACACCCTTGATGCGCGCTTTATCAACGTTGTAGTAACGGAAAATGGGCTTATGATTTTTATCAAAACCAATAAAGTTCGGATAGGAAGGCGCTATCGCTGCATTTGCAGTACGAGTCACGTTAATCATGTCCTTCACGTTGTTTTGGAACACCGTCACGCTGGCATTAACACCGTCCAATATCCCTTCATCACCGGCATAGTACAAGCCCAGTTCAAAGCTTTCGGAGGTTTCGGGATCCAAATCCTTGTTACCGACAATAGTACAATCCCCGCGGCAAGAAGCTGACTGCCAATCAGGGCTCAGTTCTAATAACGATGGCGCTTTAAACGCGGTTGCCCAGCCACCTTTTACCGTCACGGTGTCCGTTGCGTTATAGACTAAATAGGCACGCGGGCTCCAGTGAACGCCATAATCTTCGTGGTTATCCATACGAACGCCGCCGATGAAGGCCAACGGCTCGAAGATCCGCCATTCATCTTCCACAAACAGCGCGTATTGATTGGCCGACGTTGAACCGCTGCCTTTCAGATTACCCGGATCGCTCAGTTTATCGTTACGGTATTCGCCGCCCAGTGTGAATAGCTGATTCAGTTCGCCGAGAGGAACAACAACTTTGCCGTCGATGGCGTTATTTTTCGCCGTGATGCGGTTTTCATTGTAGTTATCAATCTTTTCACCATAGGCGCGAATTTCGGTGTTCGCTAAATCCCAACGCCCATTGTGTCCAATCGAGTAGTTCTGACGTTCCAGACGGTTTTTATCCAAAGAATCAGAATCACGATCCTGACGGTCAAAACCGTAACCAAAGGTCATGTCCTGATTTGCTTCTGGGGTCCATGCGAACTCAACGTTAGCATCACGCGTGGTGTACCCTTCAATACGCCCCGATTCACCCGTTTTGCTGGTCGCCGATTTCTGGGCATCATCTTTTTCACGCTTGCCCAAATTGCCAAAGACCTTTACCCCTAGAACATCATCAATCAACGGGCCGCTGGTGTAGAAGCTACCGTTATAGCTGTCGCCGCGATCGCGATGCTCTTGAATAGTGCTATCGGCACTCAGGGAACCGTGCCACTCTTTACCCACTTTACGGGTAATAATGTTCACTACGCCGCCTAAAGCATCGGAGCCATATAGCGAAGACATTGGGCCGCGCACCACTTCGATACGCTCAATTGCCTCGGCCGGCACCCAGCTTAGGTCATAGTCGTTATGACGAAACACCGCTGTGCGTGAACTCACGCGCTTACCATCCACCAAGATCAGCGTATAGCTACTGTCTAAGCCACGGATACTCACGCCTTTGCGGTTATCACCTTCGTTAGTCAGCTGCACGCCCGGCACTTCTTGCAGAATGTCTTTCAAGTTCTGAATCGGCTTTTTAGCCAAGTCTTCGCGTGTAATAACGCTAATACTTGCTGGTGCATCTTTCAGGTTTTGTTCAGTTGCTGAAGCGGTGACAACCATCACATCGTCCCCTTCCGCGGCCATCACTGGTGCTGCTGCGATGAATAACGGTACGCAAAGCCCCCCGCGCAATAAAGTTGCTAACGGGTTAAGTTTTGCCTTAGCCATTTGGTCAATCTCCATGAGGTTAAATTTAAATAATTATTAGAATGATTATTATTTAATAGGTGTGGCGCTCTTATGACGCCGTTCAGCCCACTTTTTTACTTCAATAAAAATGCCTACTTCTATAAAAACGTCTGTTCTGGTGATAGACAAAAGCTATCGCATCGGGCTATCCGCAACGGATAGCCCAATTAACTGATTAACAGGTAGCGCCGTTATTCATGCGCTGGCAGGGAAAGGGTTAGATGGAGGGTTCCGCAACCAATCCGTCGATCACAACCTGAGGCATTCCCTGCGAACAGTGTTCTATGCGTCCACGGACGCCATACACGCGAGCCAAACTTTCTGGCGTAATCACTTCAGCGGGTTTGCCATCCGCAATCAGCTTTCCGTTTTCTAACATCAATACATGATCGCCATGACGCAGCGCGATATTGATATCGTGCACTACCACCACGGTGACAATATTGCGGCGCGCAGTTTCACGGCGTACCAAGTCCATCACATGGAACTGATAATTCAAATCCAAGGCACTCAGCGGTTCATCAAGCAGCAACAGCGAAGGCTGGCGAATCAATGATTGCGCCAATCCCACCAGCTGCTTTTGACCACCAGACAGCTGATCCAAATAACTCAGCGCTAAATGTGAAATTCCAAGCTGCTCCAGCAAACGCATCACTTCGGTTTCATTGCCTTGGCGGCCCAGACCACCGGACGCTCGCTGCGCCACGATAATCGACTCCAACACATGAAGATGAACGCCCGCCGGTAAAGACTGCGGCAAATAAACCACCTGCTTGGCTCGTTCACTGAATGGCTGTGCCATCAAATCGTTGCCATCGAGTAAAAGCTGGCCAGAAGCGCGATTTAACCCTGCCAAAGAGCGCAGCAACGTGGATTTTCCACAGCCGTTTGGCCCTAACAAAACGGTGATTTTTCCACGCGGCAGCGTGGATACACACAGGTCCTCAATCACCGCACGGCGCGGGTATCCCGCATTAAAATGCGAAATTTCTAAGCCAAGATTCATACATTCCCCCTATGGCGCAAAATGATGCTTAGGAAGAAAGGTACGCCCACCAGCGATGTCACAATACCGACAGGAATAATTACGCCAGGGATCAGATTTTTTGACGCCACGGACGCCATTGACAGCACCAGTGCGCCAATCAATGCGCTGGCAGGTAAATAAAACCGATGATCTTCACCGAAAATCAAACGAGCAATATGGGGAGCCACTAAGCCGATAAAACCAATCGGCCCCACAAACGCCACGGCTAATGCAGACAAAATACTGATGCGCAGCAAAGTGCCCAAACGCAGACGTTTAACATCGATACCAAAACTCACGGCACGATCTTCACCTAAGCGCAGCGCGGTTAATTTCCACGAACTCATCATTGAAATCGGCATCAGAATGGCAAAGGCCAACAGTAAAATGCCCAGTTTTTCCCATGAGGCACGCGCAAGACTACCCATGGTCCAGAAAACCAAACCTTGCAACGTATCTTCGGTGGCAATGAACTGCATCATCGAAACCAAAGCGTTAAAGGTAAAGACCAGCGCAATACCAAACAGCACCACGCCCGATGTCGCAACTCGCGTCCAGCGCGTAATACCGTCCAGCATCAAGGCCGCGAACAACGCAAAAATAAAGGCGTTTGCGGAGATAAACCACTGATCGGGAATGCCCGGAAAACCGATACCTAAAACAATCGCCAGCGCGGCACCAAAGGCCGCCGCGGAAGACACGCCCAGCGTGAACGGGCTGGCCAGCGGGTTATTCAGGATGGTTTGCATCTCAGCACCGGCTAACCCCAACGCTAAGCCGACAACGATAGCCATCAACGCATAAGGCAGACGAATATCCCAAACAATAACGCGGGTGCCTGCATCCGCGATTTCGGGCTGCCACAGCGTTTGCCATAACGTACTTAATGACAAACCGGAGGGCCCCATAGTGAAATCAAGGATTAGCGATCCTAAGATGGCTAACAAAATAACGCCCATTATCATCAAACGATGGCGCACAATACGCTGGTAATGACCTTTGACTTCGCTGGCATCATAACGTTTTGCAGCGCTCATTGGCTCAGTGGTTGAACTCATGTTGTTACCTGTGACAGGTCAACCCCGCTGGCGGCGGCTGGCAGGGTTGATTCTTATTACTGATTCGACGCTTTAGCATCAACCCAATAGGTGCCGCTTGGGTCGACAGCAAGGAACTGCTGATACATGGAATCCATGGTCTTTTTAGGATCTAACGAAGCAAACTTCTCTGGATAAATCCATTTAGCAAAGGCTTGAACTGCCAAAACGTTATATGGCGAGTTGTAGTAGCTGTGCCAGATAGCATGAGAATTGCCATCCTGCACCGCTTTCAGCGTGCTGATACCGGTACGCTGCATCGCCGAATTCAAGCTGTCTCTTGCCTGTTGCTCGGTGACCTTCGCACCTAACTTAATGCCGGGATCTTTAGCATCGGGGGCTTTCGCACCGCTAGCGATGTAAACATCTGGATTGGCAGACAACACTTTTTCGAGGTTAATTTGCCCAAGTGCGCCCGGCAGTAAGCCTTTCGCGATATTGTTACCACCGGCCAAATCAATGAAATCACCCATATTGCCGTTACCCGCGGTACCACAGCAGTCATCGCTGGTCGCCGCTTTTAGCTCAATGAACACGCTAGGCTTTTGGCTATCAGGGATCTTGCTGGTGACATCAGTAACCAAGCGCACATTGTCTTGATAGAAATTGATGTAATTCTCAGCCTGCTGTTCACGGTGCAGAACTTTGCCCAGCAAACGCATACTCGGTAAGGTATTTTTCAGCGGTGAAGTGCGGAAATCGACAAACACCACCGGCACACCGGCTTTTTCCAGCTGTTTCACCAGTTGGCTATCGCGACCAGGGCCATGGCCTGAGAGGCCGAAGATCGCCACGTCAGGGTTTAGCGTCAATACTTTTTCTGGGCTGACGCTATCTGCGGTGGTGTTACCAATCAGAGGGATTTTATCGATTTCAGGGAATTTAGCCTGATAGACAGAGTACGTCTGTGGGTCGAGTTTGCGGAAGTCACCTTGCCAACCCACAATGCGGTCGAACGGTTTTTTCCTTCAAGCAGGGAGACTGCATAGAATAAACGCCCTTCTCCAAGAAGAATTCGGTCAACCTTAGCCGGGATTTCTACGCTACGTCCGGCGATATCCGTCACCGTGGCAGCCCAAGAACTGATACTTCCCATCAGAGTCGCCGCAGCGAGTAATTGAATACCCCAACGCGATTTTCTTCCATTAACGGTGTCTTTCACCTTCACCACTCCTGCTCTAATTCCATAAGTGCACAAAATGGTAAAGCAAATGATAATACTTATCAATGTGATTTATTGGTTTTATTACCCCTATTTCTTATACTGTTAAGTCCGATAACTTATTCATTTCACTGTTCTTTTA harbors:
- the cirA gene encoding catecholate siderophore receptor CirA; the protein is MAKAKLNPLATLLRGGLCVPLFIAAAPVMAAEGDDVMVVTASATEQNLKDAPASISVITREDLAKKPIQNLKDILQEVPGVQLTNEGDNRKGVSIRGLDSSYTLILVDGKRVSSRTAVFRHNDYDLSWVPAEAIERIEVVRGPMSSLYGSDALGGVVNIITRKVGKEWHGSLSADSTIQEHRDRGDSYNGSFYTSGPLIDDVLGVKVFGNLGKREKDDAQKSATSKTGESGRIEGYTTRDANVEFAWTPEANQDMTFGYGFDRQDRDSDSLDKNRLERQNYSIGHNGRWDLANTEIRAYGEKIDNYNENRITAKNNAIDGKVVVPLGELNQLFTLGGEYRNDKLSDPGNLKGSGSTSANQYALFVEDEWRIFEPLAFIGGVRMDNHEDYGVHWSPRAYLVYNATDTVTVKGGWATAFKAPSLLELSPDWQSASCRGDCTIVGNKDLDPETSESFELGLYYAGDEGILDGVNASVTVFQNNVKDMINVTRTANAAIAPSYPNFIGFDKNHKPIFRYYNVDKARIKGVETELKVPFTDAISMSMNYTYNDARDLTNDRPLSTQPFHTANSTLDWKPIEDWSFYVSANYSGKRRVVTNADKPSGGYTVWNTGGAYQMTKDLKLRAGVLNLLDKDLNRDDYSYNEEGRRYFVAADYTF
- a CDS encoding ABC transporter ATP-binding protein yields the protein MNLGLEISHFNAGYPRRAVIEDLCVSTLPRGKITVLLGPNGCGKSTLLRSLAGLNRASGQLLLDGNDLMAQPFSERAKQVVYLPQSLPAGVHLHVLESIIVAQRASGGLGRQGNETEVMRLLEQLGISHLALSYLDQLSGGQKQLVGLAQSLIRQPSLLLLDEPLSALDLNYQFHVMDLVRRETARRNIVTVVVVHDINIALRHGDHVLMLENGKLIADGKPAEVITPESLARVYGVRGRIEHCSQGMPQVVIDGLVAEPSI
- a CDS encoding FecCD family ABC transporter permease; this translates as MSSTTEPMSAAKRYDASEVKGHYQRIVRHRLMIMGVILLAILGSLILDFTMGPSGLSLSTLWQTLWQPEIADAGTRVIVWDIRLPYALMAIVVGLALGLAGAEMQTILNNPLASPFTLGVSSAAAFGAALAIVLGIGFPGIPDQWFISANAFIFALFAALMLDGITRWTRVATSGVVLFGIALVFTFNALVSMMQFIATEDTLQGLVFWTMGSLARASWEKLGILLLAFAILMPISMMSSWKLTALRLGEDRAVSFGIDVKRLRLGTLLRISILSALAVAFVGPIGFIGLVAPHIARLIFGEDHRFYLPASALIGALVLSMASVASKNLIPGVIIPVGIVTSLVGVPFFLSIILRHRGNV